A section of the Ornithinimicrobium sufpigmenti genome encodes:
- the pstS gene encoding phosphate ABC transporter substrate-binding protein PstS codes for MTLRRFAPTLAIAMAASLTLAACGNDNPTAEQTPAEDTAADAGTDADTDTDAATGDAGGDASGGDLTGSLAAAGASAQNAAMTAWISAYGEVQPGVQVTYDSVGSGAGVTSLGQGAVDFAGSDSYLNEERREAVKDFCGDEGAINLPVYVSPIAVAFNLEGVDSLNLNPETIAKIFNQDITRWNDPEIAEQNPDADLPDERIVPVNRSDDSGTTDNFTKYLAAAAGDAWPHEAGQTWPVAGGEAGAQTAGVVSILSNTPGTIGYSDASAVEGMTLVNVGVGDEYVELSPEAAAQVVEASPLADTGVEGDLAVDLDYATTESGAYPIVLISYHVVCKNYQDADKANLVKDFISYVASPEGQDVAADGAGSAPISDGLREQVLDALGAVNGG; via the coding sequence GTGACGCTTCGCCGTTTTGCTCCGACGTTGGCCATCGCCATGGCCGCGTCCTTGACGCTCGCCGCCTGTGGCAACGACAACCCCACCGCGGAGCAGACCCCCGCCGAGGACACGGCCGCCGACGCCGGTACTGACGCCGACACCGACACCGACGCGGCGACCGGCGACGCCGGGGGCGACGCCTCCGGTGGTGACCTGACCGGCAGCCTGGCCGCGGCCGGTGCCTCCGCGCAGAACGCGGCGATGACCGCGTGGATCTCCGCCTACGGCGAGGTCCAGCCCGGCGTGCAGGTGACCTACGACTCCGTGGGCTCCGGCGCCGGCGTGACCTCCCTGGGGCAGGGGGCCGTCGACTTCGCCGGCTCCGACTCCTACCTCAACGAGGAGCGTCGCGAGGCCGTGAAGGACTTCTGCGGGGACGAGGGCGCGATCAACCTGCCCGTCTACGTCTCCCCGATCGCGGTGGCCTTCAACCTGGAGGGCGTGGACTCCCTCAACCTGAACCCGGAGACGATCGCCAAGATCTTCAACCAGGACATCACCCGCTGGAACGACCCGGAGATCGCGGAGCAGAACCCCGACGCGGACCTGCCCGACGAGCGCATCGTCCCGGTCAACCGCTCCGACGACTCCGGCACCACCGACAACTTCACCAAGTACCTCGCCGCCGCGGCCGGTGACGCCTGGCCGCACGAGGCGGGCCAGACCTGGCCGGTGGCCGGTGGTGAGGCCGGCGCCCAGACCGCTGGCGTCGTCTCCATCCTGTCCAACACCCCGGGCACCATCGGCTACTCCGACGCCTCGGCCGTCGAGGGCATGACCCTGGTCAACGTCGGGGTGGGCGATGAGTATGTCGAGCTCTCGCCGGAGGCTGCCGCGCAGGTCGTGGAGGCCTCGCCGCTGGCGGACACCGGTGTCGAGGGCGACCTCGCCGTCGACCTGGACTACGCCACCACCGAGTCCGGTGCCTACCCGATCGTCCTGATCTCCTACCACGTGGTGTGCAAGAACTACCAGGACGCCGACAAGGCCAACCTGGTCAAGGACTTCATCTCCTACGTGGCCTCCCCGGAGGGCCAGGACGTCGCGGCCGACGGTGCCGGCTCCGCCCCCATCTCCGACGGTCTGCGCGAGCAGGTCCTGGACGCTCTGGGCGCGGTCAACGGCGGTTGA
- the pstC gene encoding phosphate ABC transporter permease subunit PstC, which yields MSNTTQDAPPTSPAPARSRKAVRRPGDLVFSGLSIGSAALILVILAGVAIFLIINALPVFEADPEDISGGNGFFSYVWPLAAGTVVVSIIAMVLATPVAVGIALYVSHYAPKRLGASIGFVIDLLAAVPSVVYGLWGYMVFAPQMRPFYEWLSENMGWLPIFGGNPSTTGRTLLTAGIVLAVMILPIITSVSREVFLQTPRLHEEAALALGATKWEMIRTAVLPFGKPGIIGGTMLGLGRALGETMAVAMILSVGPFTWSLISSGNRTIPGEIALNFPEAQGGLRMHELIAAGLVLFVITLAVNLVARWIVQRSAEFSGAN from the coding sequence ATGAGCAACACGACGCAGGACGCGCCCCCGACCAGCCCCGCACCGGCACGGTCGCGCAAGGCCGTCCGCCGCCCCGGCGACCTGGTCTTCTCCGGTCTGTCGATCGGCTCGGCCGCCCTGATCCTGGTGATCCTGGCCGGGGTCGCGATCTTCCTGATCATCAACGCCCTGCCGGTCTTCGAGGCCGACCCCGAGGACATCTCGGGCGGCAACGGCTTCTTCAGCTACGTCTGGCCGCTGGCCGCCGGCACCGTGGTGGTCTCGATCATCGCGATGGTCCTGGCCACGCCCGTCGCCGTCGGCATCGCCCTCTACGTCTCGCACTACGCGCCGAAGCGGCTGGGCGCCTCCATCGGCTTCGTCATCGACCTGCTCGCCGCGGTGCCCAGCGTCGTCTACGGCCTGTGGGGCTACATGGTGTTCGCCCCGCAGATGCGGCCCTTCTACGAGTGGCTGTCCGAGAACATGGGCTGGCTGCCGATCTTCGGCGGCAACCCCTCGACCACCGGGCGCACCCTGCTGACCGCAGGCATCGTGCTGGCGGTGATGATCCTGCCGATCATCACCAGCGTCTCCCGGGAGGTCTTCCTGCAGACGCCGCGGCTGCACGAGGAAGCTGCCCTCGCCCTGGGCGCGACCAAGTGGGAGATGATCCGCACCGCCGTGCTGCCGTTCGGCAAGCCCGGCATCATCGGCGGCACCATGCTGGGGCTGGGCCGGGCCCTCGGCGAGACGATGGCCGTGGCCATGATCCTGTCCGTCGGGCCGTTCACCTGGTCCCTGATCAGCTCCGGCAACCGCACCATCCCCGGTGAGATCGCGCTGAACTTCCCCGAGGCCCAGGGCGGGCTGCGGATGCACGAGCTCATCGCCGCCGGCCTGGTGCTGTTCGTCATCACCCTCGCCGTCAACCTCGTCGCCCGGTGGATCGTCCAGCGCTCCGCCGAGTTCTCTGGAGCCAACTGA
- the pstB gene encoding phosphate ABC transporter ATP-binding protein PstB codes for MSKRIDVKNLDIYYGDFHAVKDVSMTIEPKAVTAFIGPSGCGKSTFIRTLNRMHEVIPGARVDGVVEMDGKNLYGKDVDPVDVRRRVGMVFQRPNPFPTMSIKENVLAGVRLNSKRLSGKAADELAERSLRGANLWNEVKDRLDKPGSGLSGGQQQRLCIARAIAIQPEVLLMDEPCSALDPISTLAIEDLINELKQDYTVVIVTHNMQQAARVSDRTGFFNLEATGKPGELVEFDSTQTIFNNPSKKATEDYISGRFG; via the coding sequence ATGTCCAAGCGCATCGACGTCAAGAACCTTGACATCTACTACGGCGACTTCCATGCCGTGAAGGACGTCAGCATGACCATCGAGCCCAAGGCCGTCACCGCCTTCATCGGGCCGTCCGGCTGCGGCAAGTCCACCTTCATCCGCACCCTGAACCGGATGCACGAGGTGATCCCCGGGGCCCGCGTGGACGGTGTCGTGGAGATGGACGGCAAGAACCTCTACGGCAAGGACGTGGACCCGGTCGACGTGCGCCGCCGGGTGGGGATGGTCTTCCAGCGGCCCAACCCGTTCCCGACGATGTCCATCAAGGAGAACGTCCTGGCCGGCGTGCGGCTGAACTCCAAGCGGCTGTCCGGCAAGGCCGCGGACGAGCTGGCCGAGCGGTCGCTGCGCGGGGCCAACCTGTGGAACGAGGTCAAGGACCGGCTCGACAAGCCCGGCTCCGGCCTCTCCGGTGGTCAGCAGCAGCGGCTGTGCATCGCCCGCGCGATCGCGATCCAGCCCGAGGTGCTCCTCATGGACGAGCCGTGCTCGGCCCTGGACCCGATCTCCACGCTGGCCATCGAGGACCTGATCAACGAGCTGAAGCAGGACTACACGGTCGTCATCGTCACGCACAACATGCAGCAGGCGGCCCGCGTCTCGGACCGCACCGGCTTCTTCAACCTCGAGGCAACCGGCAAGCCGGGGGAGCTCGTGGAGTTCGACAGCACGCAGACGATCTTCAACAACCCCAGCAAGAAGGCGACCGAGGACTACATCTCCGGTCGTTTCGGCTGA
- the pstA gene encoding phosphate ABC transporter permease PstA: MSTDLRPQTREELPPTGLDQVSGVEVAPVQPATDGPGRVVLAVAAVVAVLLWQVAGFHVAVSAALAFLIYLVALYGVYRHASGHRQAVNRVMTGMITGAFVLAVLPLISLLWTVTSNGIGLATDLDFLQSTMRGVDGRHDRAIFEDGAPLIGGVYHAVMGTLIITGIATLISVPIGLLTAIYLVEYGAGSKLAQAIRFMVDVMTGIPSIVAGLFAFALFSLFLGPAEAKIGIAGSVALCVLMIPTVVRNSEEMLRIVPNELREAALALGVPKWRVILKVVLPTAASGLASGVTLSIARVIGETAPLLVTIGAVPFLNLNPVDGRMNTLAVYAYDLFKNPLSPGSYAEPSMQRAWAAALLLLLIVILLNLAARLIAKIFAPKTGR; encoded by the coding sequence ATGAGCACCGATCTTCGGCCGCAGACCCGCGAGGAGCTGCCGCCCACCGGGCTGGACCAGGTGTCCGGCGTCGAGGTGGCGCCCGTGCAGCCCGCGACCGACGGACCCGGCCGCGTCGTGCTGGCCGTGGCCGCCGTCGTGGCCGTGCTGCTCTGGCAGGTCGCCGGCTTCCACGTCGCGGTGTCCGCCGCCCTGGCCTTCCTCATCTACCTGGTCGCCCTGTACGGGGTGTACCGGCACGCGTCCGGCCACCGGCAGGCGGTGAACCGGGTGATGACGGGCATGATCACCGGCGCCTTCGTGCTGGCGGTCCTGCCGCTGATCTCGCTGCTGTGGACCGTGACCAGCAACGGCATCGGCCTGGCCACCGACCTGGACTTCCTGCAGTCCACCATGCGTGGCGTGGACGGCCGGCACGACCGGGCCATCTTCGAGGACGGCGCCCCGCTCATCGGCGGTGTCTACCACGCCGTCATGGGCACCCTGATCATCACCGGGATCGCCACCCTCATCTCGGTCCCGATCGGCCTGCTCACGGCGATCTACCTGGTCGAGTACGGCGCCGGCTCCAAGCTCGCCCAGGCCATCCGGTTCATGGTCGACGTGATGACCGGCATCCCCTCGATCGTCGCCGGCCTGTTCGCCTTCGCCCTGTTCTCGCTGTTCCTCGGCCCCGCCGAGGCCAAGATCGGCATCGCCGGGTCCGTCGCGCTGTGCGTGCTGATGATCCCCACGGTCGTGCGCAACAGCGAGGAGATGCTGCGCATCGTGCCCAACGAGCTGCGCGAGGCGGCCCTGGCCCTCGGCGTGCCCAAGTGGCGGGTCATCCTCAAGGTGGTCCTGCCCACCGCCGCCTCCGGCCTCGCCTCGGGCGTCACGCTGTCCATCGCCCGCGTCATCGGCGAGACGGCACCCCTGCTGGTGACCATCGGCGCCGTCCCGTTCCTCAACCTCAACCCCGTCGACGGTCGGATGAACACCCTGGCCGTCTACGCCTACGACCTGTTCAAGAACCCGCTCTCGCCCGGCTCCTACGCCGAGCCCAGCATGCAGCGCGCGTGGGCAGCCGCCCTGCTGCTCCTGCTCATCGTCATCCTGCTCAACCTGGCGGCCCGCCTCATCGCCAAGATCTTCGCGCCGAAGACCGGCCGCTGA